The DNA region TTAACTAAGTGGAATAAATAAAGGCTATAAATAGCCTCTCATTAGTTCAGGTCAGATTTTGCTGCCAAGTGAGTTTGCACTAAacttacaggggaaaaaaaaacaccagctttctgttttcagagatttggggggctccaaattacAGATCAGAGTCCACggccatattttctttatccaaacTCCTACACATTTTGAGGAATTTGACGATGCATTGAATTCAGCTCTGTCCCAGCTTTGTGTCCCAGGAGGCCTACCGACCGGCATAGATACATCAAGAAGCATCAAGACTTTGTCATTCAATTGTTGGGAGGCAGATTGGGTGAAAATGGGGGTGGAAACAGCCACAGGCTGTTGTTGAGCCCCAGGGTGACCCCCTTCCCCGTTGAATGTCCTAGACCCTGCCCACTGCTTTGTAATCAGTCCCCCAGCCCTGCAAATACACCCAGAGTGGATGTATCATCTGTGTTCTGCCAGGGCTCAGCCTGAAACACTCGGTAGCTTAGAGAAGTTTCCTCTGGGCTCAGAACATCTGTGCGAAATTTAGAGCTTGTGGGCCTTGGGGATGGGTTGTGTGCAGACTGTAGGATCATTAGGTCTGAAGGCTTTTGAGCATTGTTGGAACTGTCACCCTCCCCTTCTGGTGCTGGATCCATTCGGATGCTGTGGGTgcatgcgtgttaagtcacttcagttgtgtccgactctttgtgactctatggactgcagtccaccgggctcgtctgtctatgggattctccaggcaagaatactggtgtgggttgccataccctcctccaggggatcttcccgacccaggaattgaatccgcatctcctatacctcctgcatgggcaggcgggttctttaccaccagaccATCAGTGCACCGGATGCTGTCTTAACTCTGCCATGCAGCAGGTAAGTGTGAACACGCTTATGTCCCTGCCCATCATGGCAAGGGTGTCCCTGGAGAGGAGGCGTCTGTGATGTGGTTGTCACCTGGGCGGAGCTGAGACATGGAGCGGTGTTTGAGCATGGCTGTGTCACTCTTGGAACTGGCCAAGTGGCTGTATCTGACAAGGGCAAGGCTACGTTTGGTTTTCTAAGCTTGTGGCTTTAGTTCTAAGGGTCGGGAGTGTGTGTGGTTATCCTGGTTCCTGCATGAACTGCCAGGCGACTCCATGATTCTCTGTGTGTGGAGGGAGGTGTCATGGCCATGGGAGCGTGTTGGTGGCTGAGTGAAGATATGGAATATGACTGTGCCTCCGAGGGAGTTGCAACGGATCAGCACACGCACTGGGTGTGCCACTGAGAGGGTGCGTACTATGGGTTGTtgagtttcccttgtggctcagctggtaaagaatccacctgcaatgcaggagacataagagacgtgggctcgatccctgggtcatgaagagcccctggagaagggaaaggctacacactccagtattcttgcctggagaatcccatggacagaggagcctggtgggctacggtccacagggtcacaaagagtcggacacaactgaagtgacttagcacatgcactCATGGGCAGAGGCTCACCTGTGACTTCTGTCTGCGCATGCTCAAGTCCGTAGAGTTGTGGTGTGGCTGTGCGCCTGTATCTGGGGGCGGGTGTCGTGCTGTATAATTGTTGAGTGTGTCGACAGCGTGACTGCCCTGTGGGCGTGGGCCTCCTTGGGTTCTGCATGGCTGTTGCGTGATTGTTACCTGGATGCTCAAGTCTATGAAACTGTCGTCTGATGGCATCTGAGACTGCGTGGATCTGGGGCCACACGGTGTGTGCCCATGCCAGCTGGAGTCCAACTGTTAGGGGACTGGGGtgacatgtgtgtgcctgtgtacaGGCACTGGGGTTGATCTGGGTCTAATTGTGACTGCAGCTGAGTTTGTGTGGCAGGGTCTGGGGCCATTTGGGTGGCTATTGTGTGCCTGGGGTCTGtgcactgcacacacacacacacacacacacacacacacacactctagaaCGGCAGTATCTTGGTCAGGCTGTGAGATCTATGACCCTGTCATGCCGCTGGGCTGTGTGTGTTTAAGAATGCAGTGCATGTTATCACCTGGCTGTGAGTGTACTCGtttgtgtggctgtgtgtgaACCTGTGTGGGTGTAGCCCAGTTCACGGGGGGTATCTGCAGCTGTTGGGGGGTATGTGCGTGCTTCCGTCCAGCTGTCCCTCAGTCTGTACAGCTGTGGCATAGTCGGGGCATGTTCCAGGGTCAGGCCGTGACAGGCTGTGCCTGCCTGAGGCTGTGTCATGGTGTGCATGACCCACCCCCCAGCTCTCTGGGCATGCCTTTGGTGGCAGGGCAGTGCCTGCTGCCCCATGCCGAGCCCACCTGGTCTgggaggctggggcaggaggCCGGGTAATCGTCGAGGTCCTCCCTGCAGCTGCTGTCCCGATCCTCGATGACCAGGTCGATGGGCATCTTCCCCTTGAGGCAGGTGATGTAGCGGTGACAGAAGTTGTCGCACAGGTCGTGGACCTGAGGGGGCACCGGGGTACTGGGGGGGGCCACccaggggccagggctggggtgcacaggggtggggggtggccttCTGCTCCAACTCTAGTAGGGAGAGAGCCTgaaggaggggcagagggggcaagaaggggagggatggggggcaaGGCAGGGCGTGCGGGGGAGTGAGAAGCACTTACCTTCTCCAGCTCCAATAGGTGGAAGCGGAGCACTTGAATGGCCTGTATCATCTGAAAACAGACAGAGGAGCGGGGAgaggcagggaaggaggaagggagacagaaggaggaagaggaggaggtgtgaaaaaaaaggagcagaaggcggccaggaggaggaggaacagagacagagaaacagaaacagtgcATTGGATGACAGAGAGAGAGGACAAAGAGagcaagaggcagagagaaattaACAACAGAGATGGAGACCCAGGATTAAGGAATGAGGCAGTGTGAGATTGAgatcagaaataaagaaagagaagcaagaggtgcaagagacagaagaggacTCATCACAAGAGGGGTGAGCTAAGGTCAGCTCTAATAATAACACCCCATCCTTTGCCAGCTTGGCCTCTGATCTGGGTCCCACCCTTCACctgaaaactacatttcccagagtcCTTTGCCAAAGGGTTCGGCCAATAGGAAGCCCTGGTGGGAGCTAGACCAGGAAAGGAAGAGACAAGCTGGGGTATTTATCCTTCTATctacctctcctctcctctcttctctttctctcccttgtctctcctctcctctcctctctcctttgcaGCCAAGtggtttcatttatttaggtGTGGACTCTGTTCTGCTGATAGAACTAGCTAACACTTAATGAGTCCCCagtctgtgccaggcattgaCTCAGTATATACccagaatggggcttcccaggtggcgctagtggtaaagaaccctcctgccaatgcaggagatgtaagagacatgggttcgctcTCTggctcaggaaaatcccctggaggaggaaatcctacccactccagtattcttgtctggagaattccatggacagaggaacctggcgaactccagtccatagggtctcaaagagtcggacacgactgaagagacttaacacacacacacaatagccTCACACGATAGAAATTATTACTAGCTacactttacaggtgaggaaaaagGGCCCAAGGAGGTAGACCTGCTTACCCTGGATCTTAGAACTAGTAAGTGTagttgggatttgaactcaggccaTCGAGTCCCTGTTCACAAACTCTAAGCTACGCTACACTGCACTGCAAATGGGCAAAAATTATCACTATTTGAGGACGTGGGTCAGGTGGTCTCCTCTCTGCTCCCACAATCAACGCCAGGGCTATGGAGGGTGGAAGAGGAGACCCCCTTGGAGAAGGGGGTGTTGTGGAGGGCCCAGGTCTCACCAGATTGTCCAGCTCTGGGTTGGAGGAGAAGAGGGGCCTCTCGGAGCGGAcctgggagaaagagagaggcagGGGAGGGCACATCCCATCTCCTGCCCACGCCCCCCGCCACTTCACTGGCTCTCCTGGGACACCGCTGATGGTGGGCGCCCACCTGCTTGGCAAAGGCTGCAATGTCTTCATTGAAGGAATCGGAGGAGCAGACGTCACCGCCCGGGGGTGTGCCCAGCCCGGTCCCAGCCCCATCACGGGGAGAACACGTGGCCAATTCACATTTCTCAAAGACCAGGGCCAGCAGTGGGAAGAGCGGGTGGCTGGGggaagcaggaggagagagggttcctgaggggtgggtgggggtggggtggggcagggaagtATGGTGCAACCGGGAGGTGGACAGGAGACCCACAGAGAGGTGGAGAGACAGGTGCAGAAGGAGAGAAACatccagaaagacaaagaaatggggtggggcggggggcgcaTCCCGAGAGCCCTCAGCCTTGTCCCACTCACCCATAGATCTCATCTTTCTCCCTCCTCAGGCCGTCACTGTCCaagcctgggggctggggaggccgGTGGGGGCCATAGGGCCCGGGGGCTCTTGGTGCCGAGGACACCGCCTCTGAGAAGCCAGCCAGGGCTGCAGTGCTGTCCACGATGCCGGGGTAGTGGGGCAGCTCATCATACTGGGGGGGAGGTGAGAGGGGAAGCCCCAGGGAGGTGTTGACACAACAAGAAACCTCCCTACCCTCTCACCCAGGAGATGCCCCCGCCCTGTCCAGCCACCTGCCCTCCTGTCTGCATAGAGCTGTCTGGGTGGGACTGAAGGCCCCATTCTCAAGCTTTCGCTTGGACCCACGGGCTGTGAAAAATGTCCCATCAGAGATTCCTGATGTATGGGCAGGAGGGTCCAAGGGAGAGAGACTGACCCAAGTCTCAGATCTGAGGGTCGGGGGGTCAGATTGGCTGGTTGCTAACTGTCAGCTTCTCCCAGAATGAGGAGGGGAGAGATAttcagagagaaggggagagaagagagagactgGGAGTGAAATGAAAGAGAGAGCGAAAGCttagagggagggagagagacagagagagaaatgttgggagaggcaaaaaaaaaaaaaggcaaagagaaaagagatAAGGAGAGATGCAGGGACAGAGGAAAGAgtagggagggagagagacacagagagaagatgcaggagaaacagggaaagggaggtgggcactgagaggcagaggaggggagagagaggagcaggagggagagaTTGATTTTTGCCCACGGACACTGCCTATCAAAGCAGTGCATTGTTTGTACACAAATGTACGCATACAGTCTCCCCGACTTCAATTTCATTTCACAGACCAATATGCACGTCTGAGTGCATCTTAACAACTTGTCACACTCCACTCCCCATGTgaacccaccacacacacacacacagccaaaaGCCAGgctcatgaatgaatgaatgaatgaatgaaggcatCAGACATTTAGCACCGTGCCTGGCACACATTCAATACACACTTGTTGAAACCGAGTATAACCTGGCACAACCACACAAACCCACTTGTGCCGACCACCCCAAAGAGAAGCCAAGCTTGAGGTTTCTCTCGCCTATCATCACGGGAGCAAACGCACCCAGGAAGCCAGGGAAACCTGAAGGTCCCTCCCTTTCCTTTGAGGGAGAAACAggttcaaagaggcagagggccTGGAGAGGGGGGAGTTCCAGCGTTCCTGCCATCGCGGAGGGCTCTGAGTGTGTGTCTCTGCCCTTTTCTCCTAACTTCTCCAGAGTCCTGAAGTTGAATCCAACTGCCCCCCACTGCTCATCGCCACACATCTTAGCACGTCCCGGAATCCTGTGTTGttcctgctccccccaccccccacctccacctccaaagATGCGTGCTCACCTCTTGGCTGACTTCTTATTCCCCAGGACCGGGAGAGAGAGAATCCCTTGGCCCTGCCTGGCCAgacccacctccccagccctgtccccacccctAACCCTCTGGGAGGACTTGGAACAAAAGTAGACCTGGGAGAAGGATGggggagggcagaaagagaaagggcctgggatggagggggagaccaggggcagagaaggggagactgaggggcagggagaggggaggagagaaagagacgGGCGGAGGGAGCGCGATGGGCTGAAGGGGGCCACAGCTCCCCAGGGAGGCGATGGAAGGATGGGAAGGGGGTTGGGGGTGCGACGACCGACCGGGGCGCAAGATCGCCCGCCCTCACACCTACCCTCCGGGCCATGGGCTGATGCCGGCGGCAGCTCCCGGGTCCCTCCAGGGCCTGGCCGGCGGGGAGGGCGCAGCCGGGGGCAGTGGCCCCAGATGGCCCGCGGTGCCGACGccagggggtggggcaggaggctgggtgcccggcccccccacccccaccgctgTCAGCGGCAGGCGTCCGGCAGTGCGGAGGCTCCGAGCATGgacccccagcctcctgcccccGCGGGGGTCACGGCGAGGAAAGGGGCGAGCAGGCGAGGAAGGGCCGCCCGAGGCCCCCTCCCcggggcccccagcccctcccccgggtCCTGGGAGGAGGGAACCAGCCCGAGACCCGGGGACCGCGAGGCGGGAGACAGAGGGGCGCGGGGGAGCCGGGCCCTgggcggcggggggcggtggggggcgcGCGGCGGCTCCCAGCGCGGTGCGGGGTCCCGGCGTTGGCGGGCCGGAGAGATGCTGGCGGCTCCGTCTcgctctctccccctctcccggtctctccctctctctgtggtCACATCCGGAAGTTCCACAGCGGAGATGCTTAACCCGCTGTCCGCCGGCGGCTCGGCCGCGGGCcgggcggcgcggggcggggcgggggcgtccggagccctctcccctcccctcgccTCCCCCTCCGCGCTCCCCGGGGCTGCGGCCGCTTTCAGGGGCGGCTTTTTGTATGGGAGGCTCTGCGCGTCTGGTCCGCCCGGGTCCCCACCCCTCCGGCCTCCCTCTCTCCGCGtcgccccctctccccccactgCGCTCGGGTCTTCGCCTTCTCCCCCTCCTGGCCGCCCCGGCCTTAtcggtctctctctctctccccctttccaCCCTTCCCCGGCTCGCTCTCTCCATCTCCCTGCTTCACTCTTTTCCTCTAGATCTTCaagtctctctgtctccccccttttttatttcccctcttttcctccttttcctctttgtgtctctgtctctcgctgtgtctctccctttctctctcccatctctgccCCCCTATATCTGTGCCTCTCTCCTGACCCCCAGACTCCCAGAGGCCCTCTGATCAGCCCCTCTTGCGCCTCACGGTTGCTTGCTCTTTCTtcctgtctgtgtgtctctgactGTGAGACGGATCAGAAGAGAACCAGAGGCTGGAAGTCACCAAACCCCTTTTTCAACTTTCTCTTCTTGCTCCAGaccacccctccccactctccaacTTCCCACCTCTGGGAGACAGGGACATCCCTGAagtcatctgtgtgtgtgtgtgtgtgtgtgtgtccttggctgtgtctgtctgtgtgcccGATTGTTGGTTCATGCCTGTTGTGGGTGTGTTGTTTCTGTGTATGAATATGGTGAGTTTGGGTTGTTTAAGTGTATGTGCCTAGAAACCTCACTCTGTCCCTCTGCCCACTTTTGACCTCTGCTATTTGCAAGTTTCTTAGCCTGTATCCTCCTCAGCGGTTCTCAGAAGTTTGTGATGGAATCTCCGAAACTGAAGGTTAAGATGTGGTTGGTTGCACAGCCACTGGAGATCAAAGGATTCCCAGAGAAGCCTGGGACCCAGGCAGCCTTTGAAAGTGGTATTCTAGTGAAATAAAGAAGGTGTCTGCAACAGaagtttattgagcacctactgtgtgctgggtgaTGTTCTGGAGATGTCACAGGGAGCAAAAGACAACCTTTCCTGGCCTCCAGGTGCTCACATGCTACTGGGGATGGTGTGGGGGAGAAAGAAGAGTCGGGTAAATAAATGTGTAAGTATAAAATCACACTTGGAGGTGATAAGTGCTCTGAGATGAAGCAGAATAAAGACAGGGAGATGACAAAAGCTGGATAGGCAAGTTCTCAGGGGAGGTGTCATCTGAGTGGAGACCTGAAGAAGGGGATGGAGGAAGCTATGCAGGTGTTTGCGTATCGTGCCAGGCAGAGGAATGGCAGGTGCAAAGGGCCTGGGGCAGGAATGTTTCCTAGGCCAGCAGGAGGGGGCGTGgagttggggggagggagagCAAGACCCCTGGGATTCATTCTCTCATTGGCTTTTTCTACAGTAGGGtctttggaaaacaaacaaacaaaaaagatggcatgtgttttgtttgttaatttttaaaatttatttatttttgcctgtgctgggtcttcattgccgtgtgcaggcttctcattacagtggcttctcttgttgtggaatgTGGGCCCAGTAGTTACAgcacactggctcagtagttggggctcatGGGCTTGGGTGCTCCACAacatgtggaaccttcctggaccagggattgaactgcactggtaggcagattctttaccaccagaccaccggggaagtcctcacatgtgttttttcttaattttttaaaattcattttctttttggctgtaccgagtcttcattgctgcatgcaggctttctctagttgtggcgagcagggctgactttccaattgtggtgcctgggcttctgaccgcagtggcttctctagttgcagaatacgggctctagagcacaggctcaatagttgtggtgcgtggacttagttgctccttggcatgtgggatcttcccagaccagggatcgaaccggcatcccctgcattgcaaggcggattcttaacccctgaaccactagggaagcccttcagtAGGATTTTTATCCCCTGGTGACCTCAGATTCTCAAGGGGATGTGTAAGTGTGTATCAGGAGGCCTGTGAACTCCCTCAAGTCTTCCTGGCTAAGTATGGACCTGGTGCCTACGTGATTTTACAGGAAGAAGGCCCATAGTTTTCACCCTGTGATCAAAAAGGATGCTTCACCCCCAACAGCTAGAAACCATCACCCCAGAGGAagaactctaaaaagaaatgaggcagAGATCCATAGAGAAGGGGATAGAAGTTGGAGGAGATGAAGACCCAGGGAGAGGAGGGACAGAGGTGGGCAGACCAAGTCTCAGAGAGAGAGGATGGGGCTGAGAGGGCTGGCTGGAGACCATACCCCCACCCCTGCTGGGCTCTCTAAGGATATTTTTATGACCCTCATAAACAGCTCCATCTCTGCCACACCctgcttctccctcctcctcctggcttgtggaaattaaacaaaaccACCCAGGCCCCAGGGAAGGGGGCGAGACCGCTGGGGTTACAGCAAGAAGGACTGAGGTTAGGACAGCAGCAGCACTTCCCAGAGGGGGAGGGTGTGTTGGAGGGCTGTGGGGGAGGGCCAGGGTGATGGCGCCGGTCCCCCCAACCTCAGGAAGGTGGTCCCTTCTCATCCTATGAGAATGAGGGCTCAGCCTCACATCCACACGACCCACCCCCTTGCCTCTGTCTCATCCAGGAGGACTGtccctgtctttctctgtgtccttgTCCTGTGACCCCCCCCTCCTCGGCACACCATCAGCCTGCCTCCCTGGCCATCTCTGGGTCTCCTCCAAGGATCTGGGGTCCAGACCCACCTCAGATCAGCTCTTCCCTTTCTAAACCTCAATTTCCCCGGGCCCGAGGCGGCGGGGAGTGAGTGATGGTGAAATGGTTAAACTGGAAGGTCCCGGGAAGCTGGGACTCCGAGCAGCCTTGACTGAGTCTGGGGTCCTCATCCCAGTGGATGCTCCCCCTGAAACTCTCCCAGGCACTGTTCCTCAGGTGACACTGGCCCTTTAAGGAAGGCAGAGGGGTAGAGAAGAGCCTTTAATCACTGCCACACGCACCCCGCCCCCCAGATAGGGGTTTTGGagcagaaaattaatttaaatcactttttaattAAAGATGCAAAGCTCTTCTGGGTGCGcccccccctctcccctccccctactGCCCTCAGTTGAGGCTTAGGGTGGGGGAGTCAGGGATCTAGGCCCCTCAGCTTCGCTTTGGGTCTGGAGGGGCGTGCTGAGGTCCCCAGGCCCGAGCTGATCCTGAAGACAAGAAGGGACTCCCGATCTGACTGTgatgggggtcgggggtggggggagtggatggaaggaaggaagcagttGTATCTTAACTGGGTGGGGGCCTGGGTGAGGCCAatttggggggctggggggctcgGGGAGAGGTGAAAACAGAGCAGCGGAAAGGGGGTCAGACCGAGTCCCAGAGCgatgcagagagaggagagaggaaggggagggagtgaggagagagaggcagggagagacaCGCTCAGAGACAGAGACGGAGACCAGAGTTATTCCTCCCAACGCTCCGAGCTCGGCCCCCAAACACGGAGGGGGGGCTTGGACTCTTGAGCATAaatctttttaattaaagagaAGAGCAGGGGAAAATAGGAACGTCTGGGAGAGAAACTGATGTTAAAAGCCAGAGGCTAGAGGGGGGACGAGGGGGGAGGCTGGCTTTCTCACTCCCCCTGCCCCAGTGTGTctcacccagacacacacacacacacacacacacacacacacactctcacccagacacacacacacacacacacacacacacacacaccagcccaaCTCTCTGGGACCTCAAGCCTCCGCTGCAGAGCCGTCTCTCTTCAGTGGTTCTTGGCTGGACACTTGGACCCTTTGTCCCAGGCAGGGGAGGGTGCCGGTGGGTCCAGGCCTGGCCCCAGCTGGCGGGTGCCCTGTGTTTGCTGGCTGTTTGCATCCGTGAGGTGCTGTGTGGCCCCGGCGTGCAGGTATCTGGAAGCCTCTTATCTGCACTCGCGCCTTTCTCTCTGAATGTGTGTTTGGGCGTCCCTtcatggctcaaatggtaaagaatctacctgcaatgcgggagacctgggttcagtccctgggtcgggaagatcccctggaggagggcatggcaacccactccagtatgcttgtctggagaatccccatggacagagagaggagtctggcgggcgacagtccatggtgtcacaaagagtcggacatgactaagcgactaacacacactctGGATATGTGTGTCTGGACGTGtttcttcgtgtgtgtgtgtgtgtgtgcatctcagCAGAGGCACAGATTCCTACGTGAACACCAACCCTAGGAGGAGTTTCCCCCCTTAACCCCATCCCGCTCTCTTGCAGATGGGAAACCCCAGGCTTCAGCCCGCCCCTGTTGATCTGGGGGACCTCCCAGGTCTCCCCAACACTGGTTCCTCCAGCATGGCATCCAAGCTGTCAGTGGCTGGTGGGGAGGAACCCTGCCGGGAGAAGCTCAGCACTCCCTCATCTTCTCTCTTGAGCCTGCCagctccctgcctcagtttcccctctatgtcctcagttgtgtcccccTTGCCCTTCTCCCCGACTCCTGGTCTCTCTCGGAGGGTCTGTATCTCAGAGGTAGGGGAAGAGAGGGTTCTCAATCAGGGGGCCCCTGTGGCTGTGTTTCTGTCTtgggtgtctgtctgtctttccagCCGCCTGCCTCATGTGTCTCTCACTCTTCtttctatctctgtctctctctttctctggacGATCTCTCCGTGTCTccatctccatctctctctcctgctcccaATCTCTCCTTTGCTCTTTCTCTCCCGCCCCCAACCCCGACTCCATCGTCTCCGAGGACCTGTGTCTCTGGCCTTTGTCTCTGCACCTCTCTGcgcccccacccctgtccccgAGTTTCTGCCTTCCTGCACCTCGCTGCCCAGGCCTCTCCTAGACTCCTCGCCAGGTCCTCCCCCTGTGCCTGGCCCAGctccaggagaaggaaacatTTATCTTGGtgggcgcccccccccccccagcccacGCCCGCCCCTCCTGCCCGCCGCCAGGCCATCCATCACCAGAGCTGGTGACTCCGGCGGCTCATTTGTCACCCGCTGCCTGCCGCCCCGCCAAGCAATCATACCATTAGCCGTGGCTGGGCAGAGGCCACGGGGCGGACC from Cervus elaphus chromosome 4, mCerEla1.1, whole genome shotgun sequence includes:
- the MEIS3 gene encoding homeobox protein Meis3 isoform X1 — translated: MARRYDELPHYPGIVDSTAALAGFSEAVSSAPRAPGPYGPHRPPQPPGLDSDGLRREKDEIYGHPLFPLLALVFEKCELATCSPRDGAGTGLGTPPGGDVCSSDSFNEDIAAFAKQVRSERPLFSSNPELDNLMIQAIQVLRFHLLELEKVHDLCDNFCHRYITCLKGKMPIDLVIEDRDSSCREDLDDYPASCPSLPDQNTTWIRDHEDSGSVHLGTPGPSSGGLASQSGDNSSDQGDGLDTSVASPSSGGEDEELDQERRRNKKRGIFPKVATNIMRAWLFQHLSHPYPSEEQKKQLAQDTGLTILQVNNWFINARRRIVQPMIDQSNRTGQGAAFSPEGQPMAGYTETQSHVTVRPPGSMGMSLNLEGEWHYL
- the MEIS3 gene encoding homeobox protein Meis3 isoform X2, with protein sequence MARRYDELPHYPGIVDSTAALAGFSEAVSSAPRAPGPYGPHRPPQPPGLDSDGLRREKDEIYGHPLFPLLALVFEKCELATCSPRDGAGTGLGTPPGGDVCSSDSFNEDIAAFAKQVRSERPLFSSNPELDNLMIQAIQVLRFHLLELEKGKMPIDLVIEDRDSSCREDLDDYPASCPSLPDQNTTWIRDHEDSGSVHLGTPGPSSGGLASQSGDNSSDQGDGLDTSVASPSSGGEDEELDQERRRNKKRGIFPKVATNIMRAWLFQHLSHPYPSEEQKKQLAQDTGLTILQVNNWFINARRRIVQPMIDQSNRTGQGAAFSPEGQPMAGYTETQSHVTVRPPGSMGMSLNLEGEWHYL